A region of the Bacteroidales bacterium genome:
CAGTCGCATCTGGAGGTCCTTCCTGTTCCATAAAAGCAACACGACAAACAGTAACAAAACAATAACTACACCAAGAAAAGGCAAAGCCCAGAAATTATTGCTGAAACCGGCCGGCAATTCAGGAGCGTTTTGTATTCCCGTCAGGCCAAAGACAACCGGTTTTCCGGATTCGGGCAAATAAGTAATGAGAGGAAGTGTGAACAATAAGGATGACAGTATCAAGGCTGCCAGGAGAAAATAACTGTGGAGATAACGGAACATATTTGGAAGTTTGGGAAACAAAGATAACGATTTCCATGGACCCGGATTCCTTATTTTCAAACGGAACCTCCCCTGCAGGCTGCTTTTGCTTCATTCCGGCGGGATTTAAACCTTAACTCTCCTTTGGTTTACCTGCTATTGATTGCATTTCTGATCTGCAATACAAGGTAAACCGAACATATGCTTCCGCGCAATCGAACAATTTAAATCAGGCAATTGTTTAGGGTTATATCAGCAATTGTTAATAAATGGAATGCTTTTTAATGAAAACTTTCCGACCTTTGTATCATATTCCTGTAAAGAATGGTAACTTCTGACAATCCGGAATTGAAAGCGCTGATCACCCTTCTGGAAGATCCGGATGAAGAGGTATTTTCCCATGTTTCGCGTCATATTCTGGAGCAGGGTCCCACGGCAGTGCCCGCCCTGGAAAAACTGTGGGAAGTAACCACAGATGAGCAGTTACAGGAAAGACTGGAGTGGCTCATTCAATACATCCAGACGCGTCTTGTGGAAAAAAATCTGGAAACATGGATTGCCGGAGGAGGAGACAATTTGCTGGAAGGGGCCTTTCATGTTGCCCGGCTTCAGTATCCTGAAATAACCTACGCCGAACTTTACCGGGTTCTTGATGATATCCGGCAGGATATATGGCTTGAACTGAATCCGCATCTGACGGCACTTGAAAAAGTGAGGATCATCAATCACTTTCTTTACGACATCTATAAATTTTCGCCTAATACCCTCAATTTTTACGCTCCTCAGAATTCTTTTATCAACCAGGTACTGGAATCACGGAAAGGGAATCCCATATCGCTGGGCATCATTTATATCTGCGTGGCACAGATGCTGGAAATTCCAATCTACGGAGTAAATCTTCCAAGGAATTTTGTTCTGGCCTATCGTGATGAATTTGCCTCACCGGACGCCATTCTTTTTTATATCAATCCATACAACAGAGGCATCGTGCTCGGGCGCAGGGAAATTGACCTGTTTCTTCAGCAACTGTCAATTGAACCCCAGCCATCTTTTTATGAACCCTGCACCAATATTGACATCCTGCAACGATTACTGCTCAGCATAATTCAATCGTTCGAGAAACTGGGATACGCAGAAAAAATCAAGGCATTCCAGCGATTGTTCCATATTGTCAGGGGCGAGAGTAATCCTGACCTCTCATTCAGGTAAAATGTAAAAATCACAGGACTTCATCTTTCGGCATCATGGGATGCCAAAAAACAAAGTCCTGAATCCATTTCTGCTGACAAAACCTACTTAGCGTAACTCACCGCCCGGGTTTCTCTGATGACCGTAATTTTTACCTGGCCCGGATACGTCATTTCATTCTGAATTTTACGGGCAATTTCGAATGAAAGGCTTTCTGCCTCCTTATCGGAAACCTTGTCAGCGCCAACAATTACCCTCAGTTCCCTTCCGGCCTGGATGGCATAGGTTTTCTGGACGCCGGGATAAGATAAAGCAAGTGATTCCAGATCTTTGAGCCGTTTAATATAGGATTCAACAATTTCCCTGCGAGCTCCGGGGCGTGCACCTGAAATGGCATCACAAACCTGAACAATCGGGGCTATCAGTGTTGTCATTTCCACTTCATCGTGATGCGAACCTATGGCGTTGCATATTTCCGGTTTTTCCTTGTACTTCTCAGCCAGTTTCATTCCGAGAATGGCATGAGGCAGTTCGGGTTCATCATCCGGAACTTTTCCGATATCATGCAGCAATCCGGCACGTTTGGCAATTTTAGGATTCAATCCCAGTTCCGAAGCCATAATGGCGCAAAGGTTGGCCACTTCGCGTGAATGTTGAAGAAGATTCTGCCCGTACGAAGACCGGTATTTCATTTTCCCGACCAGACGAATGAGTTCAGGATGCAATCCGTGGATTCCCAGATCGATGGCAGTTCTTTTACCGATTTCAACGATTTCTTCTTCAATCTGTTTTTGTGTTTTCTGAACAATCTCTTCAATGCGAGCCGGATGAATGCGACCGTCAGTAACAAGCTGATGAAGAGCAAGCCTGGCTATTTCCCTGCGAACCGGATCAAAAGCCGAGAGGATAATGGCATCGGGCGTATCGTCAACGATAATTTCCACTCCGGTGGAAGCCTCCAGGGCACGGATGTTTCTGCCTTCCCTCCCGATGATTCTTCCTTTGATTTCATCGCTTTCGAGAGGAAAGACGGTGACAGAATTTTCGATAGCCGTTTCGGATGCCACCCGCTGAATAGTTTCTACCACAATTTTCTTGGCTTCACGTGCAGCTGTCATTTTGGCCTCATCCATAATCTCATTGATATACATCATGGCCTGTGATTTTGCCTCCTCCTTCAGGGAATCAATCAGCTGAGCCTTGGCTTCTTCGGCCGATAAGCCGGAAATTGCTTCAAGTTTTTCAACCTGTTGATGATGCAACCGCTCCAGTTCCTCACTTTTCTTATCTACGAGTTCTTTCTGCGCTGCCAGGTTTTCCTTTAATACATCCAGTTCTTTTTTCTGCCGCTGGTTTTCTTCAAAACGCATATTAAGAGCCTGTTCACGCTGTTTCAGCCGGTTTTCAAGCTGGGCAATCCGCTGGTTTCTTTCATTAATAAACTTTTCATGTTCGGCCTTTAACTGCAGAAATTTCTCCTTTGCCTGAAGGATCTTATCCTTTTTGATCATTTCAGCTTCCTGTTCGGCTTCCTTGACAAGGTTCCTGGCTCTGCGGCTGAGACCTTTCTGGGAAAGGTAAAGAGCAAGCCCTCCTCCTGCCAGAAAAGCTACCAGTGCAATGACTGAATCAAGCCATACTGCATTGATAATAAAATTGATATACATAGTATTTTGTATTATATTGATTAATAAAAAACCCGCACTGCCTTCTTCAAAGAGTTAGGAAACCCCAATCTGACATGGGTGGAGCGGCCGCCTGTTTGGGACTTCTATCGTTCGCACAAGGCGAATACCGCCGAAGCGGTTAAATAGCCTGTCCTACGCAGACCGAGCTGAGCTCCAATGGTTTAATTGTTGAGTTTCACACCGTTGAAGTGACAGTGCGGGCAAGTTTTCACTATCTTTATATGGAAAAGAACGCGTGCTTATTCCTTTGACAAATAGTCATCCAGCTCCTTATCCAGTTTTTCAAGTTCCTGCCAGACAGAAAGATCCTGAACCCGGTTTTCAAGATCCATCAGCCGCAGAACGAATTGCAGGGCTGCCATGGCAAGAAAATCCTGGTTATCTTTATCCGCATACTTTTGCTTATACTGAAAAACCTTTTCATTAATCAGCCGGGCCGCTTTTCTGATCCGTTCCTCATCGTCCCGGTCAATCTTCAGAGGATAATACCGGTCAGCAACGTTCACCCGTATGGAAAGCTTATCCTCCATAGACCCCCATTACTATTTGTTCAAAAGACCAATGCACCTGTCAATCTCCCGCACTATCCTGTTTATCTTCAACCTGGCTTCATGACTGTCTTCTGTTGTTGCCGCAATCATTTTTGCCAGTTTGACCTTATTCAGTTTATCTTCAAATTTACTAATTTCTTTTTCTTTTGTTTTAACAATTTCATG
Encoded here:
- a CDS encoding DUF4293 domain-containing protein; the protein is MFRYLHSYFLLAALILSSLLFTLPLITYLPESGKPVVFGLTGIQNAPELPAGFSNNFWALPFLGVVIVLLLFVVLLLWNRKDLQMRLAVFTAVLFLGLEGMMVFFAFQIPFVLDYSHRTFHVSIVFPLVGFLLTVLAIRGIRKTELLELAGKHFRPAGKP
- the rny gene encoding ribonuclease Y; this translates as MYINFIINAVWLDSVIALVAFLAGGGLALYLSQKGLSRRARNLVKEAEQEAEMIKKDKILQAKEKFLQLKAEHEKFINERNQRIAQLENRLKQREQALNMRFEENQRQKKELDVLKENLAAQKELVDKKSEELERLHHQQVEKLEAISGLSAEEAKAQLIDSLKEEAKSQAMMYINEIMDEAKMTAAREAKKIVVETIQRVASETAIENSVTVFPLESDEIKGRIIGREGRNIRALEASTGVEIIVDDTPDAIILSAFDPVRREIARLALHQLVTDGRIHPARIEEIVQKTQKQIEEEIVEIGKRTAIDLGIHGLHPELIRLVGKMKYRSSYGQNLLQHSREVANLCAIMASELGLNPKIAKRAGLLHDIGKVPDDEPELPHAILGMKLAEKYKEKPEICNAIGSHHDEVEMTTLIAPIVQVCDAISGARPGARREIVESYIKRLKDLESLALSYPGVQKTYAIQAGRELRVIVGADKVSDKEAESLSFEIARKIQNEMTYPGQVKITVIRETRAVSYAK
- a CDS encoding cell division protein ZapA; amino-acid sequence: MEDKLSIRVNVADRYYPLKIDRDDEERIRKAARLINEKVFQYKQKYADKDNQDFLAMAALQFVLRLMDLENRVQDLSVWQELEKLDKELDDYLSKE